A segment of the Acidobacteriota bacterium genome:
TCCCCGAGGCGGACGGATTCCAGGAGGATCCCCTTCACGTCGCCCTTGATTTTTGCGGCGGTGGCCTCGCAGAGCGTCACCGCCTGGCCCTGGAGCGCTCCGAGCAGGGAAGCGTCCACGCTCGAGAAGGAGATCGAGACCCCCAGGTCTTCCGCCGCCTCGTCCACCCCCCACTGCACGGCGTCTTTCACGGCCGCGGTGAGAGCCCGTTCGATCTCGGAGCTGAAGGCCGCGCACAGCGCTTCGATGGCGGCCTCATCTACCGCCACGTGGCCCGCCTGATCGAACACGGCATCCTCGAGCAGAGCGTCCTCAAGGGCCTGCCAGATGCGCCTGAGGTCGGCCGTAAGGCTCTTGACCTGGCTCTTGGGGGCCCCGCCCTTCGCCCGCACGGAGGACGGGGAGAGCACACCGAGCCAGCAAAGGCATTGCTCGGTCAGCCGAAGGACCTCGCCGAAGTCACTCCTTGCTGGACGGAGTGGCTGGCGGCGCGGCACGTTGGGCCTCCTCGATGGCCCGGCGAAGGGAGAGGAGCGAGTCCACGATCCGGCCCGGCGTGGGCGGGAGATTCCCGTTCACTAGGTCCTCCAGCCGAACGGGCCCCTGGTTGGTGAAGGCGATCCGCGCGTCGCCCAGGGGGCCGATGCCGGGCATCCCGAGCCGCGCGAGGGTGTCGTTGATGGTGTGGACCGCCTTGGTCATCAGGATGTCCTCCGCCTGGACCAGCTGGAGGTAGTCCTCCAAGGATTGCTGGCGGAAGGTGTAGCGGTATTCGGCGTCACCCGTGATCTCTCTGGCCACGACAGAGAGCCGCTTGAGAAGCCGCCGCAGGATCGGCTGGACGACCTGGAAGCGGAAGGTCTGGTCCTCCTGGTAGGCGGTCGCGTAGTTGGAGGCCGACAGGCTGACCTTTGTGGGCGGCACTTGCTGGACGGCGAGAACGCGGTCCCGCATGAGTTTCTCGCCTTCCGTGTGCGTCATCTCGGCGGCGCCCTCCACGAGCGTCTTCAGGTCCGCCCCTTCCCCCACACCGTCGAGGATGCCCACGAGATCAGCCTCGGGGCCGCTTTCGAGTTGCTTCAAGAAGTCCTTCAGGCGCGCAAACGATTCATCATCTAGGGCCTCCCGCAGGAACAGGAGCCATGGCGTGACACCGCCCCGCCGCAGGAGCTTCGTGTTGTAGGCGTCCTGGGCGGCCAGTCTCTCCAAGGTCCCCAGGAGGGGAGCGATGCCAGGGGCCCCCACGTATTTCGCGGTCGGATCGTAGCGGCGGATGAGCATCAGCTCCGGCCGCCCATCGGGCCGCCCGTTTGGTGCGTAGGCGCCGAATGTCCCGATGACGCGCCCAGTCTCGTCCACCTGGTCGAACCGGTCGAACCCCACATGCACCCGGATGGTCGCTGCGGGGACGTGGTACCAGGCCGATGGCTTCCTGTCCGCGTCGCGCGCGATCTCGAAGACGCAGTAGCCCTGGATCCGGTAATCCAGGGCCAGGGCTTCGAGGCGCTCTTCCGGGGTGCTGTAGGTGCGCGGATCCGCCTCCAGAAAGGCCTTGAGCGCCAGGATCTTTTTGTCGTCCTTCGGCCGCGTGGGATCTGTCGGCTCGTAGATGGGGGACACTTCCGCGCCGCCCACATTCGACCCGAGGGCGTTCTGGGTGGCTCCGAGCCAGGGGTCGAGATAGCCCGCCTGCGCGTACCGTGCCGGGCTGCCGAGGGTCGGGACGTATTTTGTCTCATGGGTGACGGGCGTCTTCCCGTCATCCTGCCCCGTCCGGGGGTTCACTACCCGGCCCGCCGGCCGGAACCGCGCCGTTTTTTTTGCTTCGCTCATGGGGACCTCCGGCCCGCTAATCAAGGCGGAATCAGCGGTGTACTCACTACGCTGCGCTGCGGAACCGCGCCCGCCTGGGGGCACGGCGCTCCTCGGTCGCGCCGGCCAGTGCATCAGGGCCGTCGTCCTTGGCGGACCCCTGGGGTTCCCACTCGTACATCTGCTCCAGGAGGAGCGGCGTGTCCCCCACCTCGCGGCAGAAGAGGAGATCCCCGGCGTCGTGGAGGGGCACCAGGCGCTCGATGCGGACGCCCTTGTTCTCGCGCTGGGTGCGGAGCTTGATGGGCAGGGCGAACCCCCTGGCCCGCGCCGCCGCGTCGAAATCGCGCTTGAGCAGGCGCTGAAAGCCGTTGGCCTCCAGCACGAAGTACTTCGGATGCAGGGCCTCCCAGATCCTATAGGCCGCCGCGATCATGGCGTCCACCGAGGCATGGCGCACCCAGGCCGCGCAGACATGCTCCCGGTGGTCGCCGGGCAGAAGCCCCACCCCCACGATCGCCTTGTAATCGCCCTTGCGGCTCTCGGTCACGCTGGGGTCGATATAGACGATCACATCCCGCAGGCGGGGCAGGACGGTCTGCGGGTACCATTGCGTATTCTCCGGCTGGAAGAGATGGGTGTCGTCGACTGGGGCGCACAGGTATTCCCGCGAGTAGCGCGGGAGCCCCAGAAGGGTTTTCAGACGGTTCAGGACCGCCTTTGGGTACCGGTCGGGCCACGTGGGTCGGCCCCTGGAGTCCTCGGCGGGATAGATGCGCCGCTCCCACTCCCGATGCTCGGGGTTGAACAGCAGGGTCCCGAGCACGCCTGCTCGGGAAATGACATTCCCCACCAGGATCAGGCTCCACCCCTTGGCCGTCATGCGTGGCAGGACGGTGGCGAGGAGCCACGTGAGCGCTTTCTGGACGCGGCGGGAGCTGGCCACGAGGTCCTCGTCCTCGATGTCATCCAGAATGACCCGCGTGGGGCGGTGCTGGCGCCAGCGCAGGCCTCTGAAGGGCTGACCGATGCCCCGGGCCTTGACGCGCACACCCGTAGAGGTGACGAAATCCCTGTCCTCCCAGCGCAGGCTGCCCTTGAGAGGGCCGAAATCTTGATGGATGCGTGCGTTCTGCTCGATCTCCATTTTAACGAGCGCCGTGAACTGCGCCGCAAGATCCTCGGTGAGGGACCCGACGACGACGAAGGGGTCCGACTTGAACACGACTGCACGCAGGGTGAGGCCGATCGTGACGAGGCTCGATTTACCTCCGCCGGCCATGGAACCAATGACGACGGGCCTCTCGCGGGTCTCGCAGGCGGCCGCGAGGTCCTTGTGCCACGGGGCGAACGGCTCGAAAAAATAGTGGGGGAGATAGGTCAGGCAGAATGCGAGCAGGTCGCCCCGCGCCGCCTCCATGCGCGCCGCGCGGGCCGCGGGCCCGTGGTCCTCGAAGGGCTGAGCCTGTTCGCGGCAGAGCTGGAGGGTCTCCGCGAGATGGGCTTCGAACTCGCGTGGGGTCAATTTCGGCATGGCTCAGCCTTTCCGCGCCGGCGGGCCCTTGGGCAGAAGGTCGGTCCGCATGGCCTTGAGGAACGCCTCCACGTGGGGCTCGAGGTGGTCCAGCAGGTCGGGCTGGGCGGCGCGGATGTGCCGCAGGAAGTCCTTCATGACCGCGAACACGGCGCTCACGCTGTAGCGGTCGCCCCGCATCTCCTTGGCGGCGCGGCTCGTCACGAGGATCATGTGCGCCAGCGGCGCGGTCAGCGGACGGATGCCGCGCTGCACATCCAGAAGCACCTTGCGCAGCTCCTCCTGGAGGATGTCGGCCTGCCCCTGGTCCGAGAGCAGGAACTGCCGGCGGGCGGCCTCCCAAAGCCCCGCCTGGGCCCACTGCTGGATGGTGCGGTAGGGACGCCCGTGGGCCTGCGCGATCTCGGCCAGGGAGCGGCCCTCCCGCACGAAGGCCCACTCCGCCTCCTGGATCTCCAGGAGCCGCCCTCTGCCCGTCCTGCTGGGCTCCTGGGGCGGCACCTCCGACACGGGCGGCCGTTTCCGCACGTGGATACGGGGAGGGCGGGCCTCCGGAGCGGAGGCAGGTCTCGCCGCCTTCTTCCCGTTCTGCCCCATTCGCGCGGCCTCCCTGCAGACAGGATGGGGCGCGGCTCGGGCCGGTGGCAAGCGGGGCTGGGACTCGTTGGACGCAATCGAGGGGAATGGTAGAATCGGAGGCAACCTGCTCGGTCAGGAAGGAGGGGGCCCTGAAGAGCTGCCCATACTGCGCGGGGGAGATCCAGGACGCTGCCGTGGTCTGCAAGCACCGTGGGCGAGACCTGGCGGCACCCGGCATACGGTCGGGGCAGGCCGGCGCGGGCGGGACCCCACCGGAAACCCGCACCCGCTCCCACGGCTGCTTATCGAGAACGGCCTGGTTGGTCATCTTGGCGATGGGAGTCGGGTGCTGCCTCCTACTCATACTGCTCGGCGGCCTGGCAGATCGGGTCGGCGCGCCAGCGGGCGCCCCGGAGCCGACGCGCTCCACGAAGCGCTCCACCCTGACGGATGAAGAGGTCTCCCAGCGGGTGGCGGGCCTACTGGCGAATGGTGTCGTGCGAAAAATCGAGGGCGACCACTACGTCTATGTGGACCCCGCGACCTGGAACGCCCTGAATGTGGACGGCAAGCAGGGGTTATGCGCCGTCCTCGCGGATTATGCGGCCCTGAAGGGCGGCTTGGCCTGGGTCGAGATCTACGACTACCGGACCGGGAAAAAGCTGGCCCGGCTCGGTTCCTGGGGGTTCGAGGTCTATTAAAAAAGGGCCCCCCGGTCCTCGGGGGGCCCACGACTGCCGAGTGGACTGGTTGGACGTTATCTGTCCCCGGATGCCAGGCCGCTGAGGAACCGCACGACTTCCTGGCCGTGGATGCGGAGGACGCGCGGCCCGATCCGTTCGGCTCGCAGGTCCCCGCGGGCGATGTGCCAGTAGATGTAGGATCGGCTCCATCCCATGATAGCGGCCACGCGCATGGGCCGCCAGTAGCCCCCGGCGCGGAAGCGCTCGAGGGCGTCGTGGAGTTCGATACGAGGCTGCCGGATGCCGGTGTCAGGTCCCATGATTTTCCCCTCCTGTGCTGGATCCAGGGCTTTCCTGGTCCCAGGCCCAGCGAGTAAGGGCCTGGATGAGTTTGCTCAGGTCTCGGCGGCCGCAGAAGCGGAGCGGGTCGGACGGGGCGGCACTGCGGCCGGTGACGCGCTGGACGATCCCAGCCAGGCGTTGGGGCTCCACGCCATGGGTCTTCGCGAGCATCCGGACGGCATAGACCTGTGCGGGCGTACCGCCGGCTGGGGTCCCCTGTGCGGGCTCGGTGGCCCCGCGCGGGGGCCACCCGAGCGCCCGGAACTGCGCCATGATCTCGTGGTAGTCGCGCGGCTGGAGCCGTGGGTCCGTGGAACTGGTCACCCCGAAGCGTTCGAGGAGGGCGCGGTAGTGGGCCTCGGGCATGCCGGTCTTGGCCTTGGCGATGTGGATCGTCCGGATCATGCGGGCGGTCAGGGCCATGTTTCCACCTCCACTCGGAGGGCGGCGAGGCCCTGGCGCTGGAACGCCAGGCGTCGTGCGGCCTCGCGGCTGACGTCGAGAGTGCGGCCAGGGACGTAGGGGCCGCGGTCCGTCACGGTGAGGGTGAGGGTGGGGCCTCCGAGGAGTGGGGCTACACGAACGCGGGCGCCCAGGGGGAGAGAGGGGCTGGCGCACGTGAGAGCGTCCTGGTCGTAGGGAGCGCCTGAGGCCATGGGGCGGCCATGGAAGCCGGGGCCGTACCAGGAGGCGAGAAGGATCTCGCCCGCCGGCTGGAGGGCCTCCAGGGGGGCTGGACGGCGGTGTTGGGCGCCGGCCTCCGGGGCTTCGACAACGTCCCCGGAGAGGGCGGCGGCGAGCAGGAGGATCGCCAGATTCTTCATGGCATGGCCCAAACGGGAAGGCGCTCTATTCATGGGTCACTTCCGAAGAGCGATTGGAGGCGCTTTGCGGCCCGGCGGGTTTCCCGAGCATGTTTCTGCCGCATGGGCATGTCCAGCCTATTGTGACAGCCCTCGCAGAGAACCAGGAGGTTATCGCTGCGGTGGTCCCACGGGATCTGATTGACATGGTGGACTGTCAGAATCACCGGCCGTCTACCAAATGGGCGCACCTGTCCTTGGAATGCGGGGCAGCGCTCGCCCTTTTTTCCATGCTCCAGCCCGCATTGGCCTCTGCATTCGCACCGCCAGCCTGCGCGCTCCTTCTCTGCATAACTGATCTCCTGCCAATTCGGGCCATAGATCGATGGATCCTTCATGGGCATGAGTTCACCTCGAAGGGCAGGGATTGATGGGTGGGCCGCTCGGCGTATTGCATGCGGTGCAGCATCCCGCGCAATTTGCGCAATTTCATCGCTTCCGCGCGTACGGCCTTTTCACGCAGGCGGAGCCCCGCTTCGAATTGCGCGGGCGTGCTGGCGATGATGAACCAGGAGCCGTCGCTCATGATGGGGTGCCCTTGGAGCACGAGCCAGTCCAGCGCCTCGCGGATCCGATGCTCTGCGGTAGTAACCTTGCATCCATGGGGCCCGCAAAGGTCGGCCAGCTCGCGGCGCTTGAGAGGCCTCGCCGAGGCCTGGAGGGCGGCGAGTATTCTGGCGGCCAGCGCCTGGCAGTCCTTCATCTGGGCGCCTCCATCATTCCAGGATCGATGGATTCGCTCTCGTCGAGTTTCGCCTCCATGGCCTCTTCCCACTGCTCCAGGACGCGCGCCTCCTGGAGCGCCAGGAGAAAGCGGTCATGGGCGGCGAGGTAGCGATCTACATGATCGATATCGCGAGGTATTGCCTCGGTTTCCCTGATGGCCTGTTCGGTTTTCTCGAGGATGCTTTGCATCCGGAGATTCACCTCCGCGCGGAGGAGGCGCCGGAGCATGGCCACATCCTTGGACTCCCGATCGAGGACCACGAGGAAGGCCCGTCTGGAAATATGCGGCAGGATCTCCATAGCCAATCGCCGAACAATCTCATTTCCATTCATGTCGGCCTCTTCAGCGCGGGCCTCACCCGCGGACGGGGGGACTCAATCCCCCCGTTTCGGCCTGGCCTCTCGGCTAGGACGCGATCTCCTCCATATCCACGGAGGCCGGCTTGGCCCAGAAGGTCTCCTCCTGAATGATCTCCAGCCCCTTGATGCCCTTGATCTGCGAGGGATCTTCGAGGATGGCCTTCTTGTTGATGTCCTCTTTGACGGCCACGAGCATTTCCAGACCCTTGGCCTTGAGAAGCTCGATCACCTTCCCGATCCCCGTCACCCTGACCTTGGGCGGATTGAGACGCCAGCCGAGCTCGCCGGTGCCGAGGTTCACCGACCGCCGGCCCTGGGCCGTCAGCTCGTCCTTGTTCGCCTCGGCCCAGGTCTGCAGACCGCCCACCAGGTCCTTCACCTGGGCGGCAAGGAGCTGGATCTTCGGCTGGTACTTCGCGGTCACCTTGGCCACTTCCGCATCCAGCTCGGCCTGGAGCCTCGCCCGCTCGGCCATGGCCGTGCCCAGTTCGCCCATGGCATTGGAGGCCTCCGCGGCAGTCTGGGGGGTGACCCGGTGGGCCGGGGCAGAGAGACGCATGGGGTTCTTGACCATCTGCTCACGCTCCTTTCATTTCGAGCACCCGCGGGTCGGCCGTCGAGGCCATGCGCTCGCGGGCGCTGTTTCGGACGTAGATGTAGTGGCGGATCCGGCCGGCGGCGTTCTCGCAGGCCAGGAGGGCCTGGCGGAGATCCGCATCGTTGTTGCTGCGCTCGGCGTAGAGGTGGAGTTCGCTCACGCGCTTCAGGGCGTCCAGGGCGTCGGCGCGGTAGCCGGCTACGATCTGTGCCGCTTCGCTGTGAGTGATCTCGGGGCGGGGGGTGTGTCCGGTCTGGTCTGGCATGGGCCTCTCCTCTATTAGGCCGCGTGGGCGGGCATGATGAGCTGGCGGGCCGCGCGGACGGCGGCGCCGGTGACGGTGGGTTGGCCGTTGAGACGGGCGACGCGCCGGGCCTGGTTAAGGAGTTTGGCGGCGGCGCGGAACGATCCGCGAGTGCCTTCGGCAATGATCATGCGGCGGGCTTCGGGATCCTCGACCTGGGCGGCGTCGAGGTACTGCTCGAGGTCCACGGGGGTGGGGTTGGTGATGAGGGCGTTGAAGTCGACGCGCGAGTATAGCTGGGCGAGGTTCTCGTTGGCGTGGGGCCCCCTGCGGAGGAGGCGCTCGAGCTTGGGCGTCCCGGCGAGGATCAGGCCGCACCAGCCGCCGTCTCCCCAGATGGCGCGCAGGGCTTCGAGGCATCGTACGGGGAGGAGGTCGGCCTCGTCCACGATCACGAGCTGGCCCTTGCAGCGGGCTCTGGCCTCGCGCATGAGCTGCGCGTTGGTGAGACCGCCGCCTTCGGCGCGGGCGAGTTCCTCCAGGAGGACCTTGAGGTTGGTGGTCACATCTGCGCGGACGTAGACGACCTGGTCGTGCTCCTGCGCGAAGAGTTGGAGCGCCTTGGTTTTGCCCGTGCCCGGGTTGCCCTGGATCACGCCGAATTTGCACTCCTCCAGGCACTGGGTGGCGATCTCTTGGATGAGGCGGTACCCCTCGGCGGCGACGACGCCTTCGCCGGCGGATTTGCGCTCGTGCAGGAACTCGGCCACGCGCCGGTCCATGACCTCCTGGGCTTGGTATTTCCCCTGGAGCCACTGGGAGATGGTGCTCTGGCTGACGCCGAGCATCTCCGCCAGTCTGCGCTGGCCCCAGTTGCGGGCCGCCATCAGAGATTTGAGTTCCCCGATGAGGGCCTCGGTCTCTCCTCTCGCGCTCATCGTCTCGGTCATGACTCCTCCTTTCGTGAGTGGGCCTGGGCCTGCCGTTGGAATTCCCATACGATCAGCTCTCCCACGGCCACGCTCTGCGCGTGCGTGGGGGGGTTGGGGCGCTTCTCCATCGCCCGCTTCGCGCGGGCGGCCTGGCGTACGGAGCGGTCGTAGCCGGTGACGTGGGGCATGGGGATGACCTGACCGGCGGCGGCGAGTTCGCGGGTACCTGGGACCATGGCGGCCAGGGGGTTCGCGGCGAGGAGCGCGGCGCGCCTCTCGCGGTACTCCTTGCGGGCTCGGGCATTGCCCGCGAGGAAGGCGCGGAGCTCTTCGGTCTCCTCTTCGGTCTCGGCGAAGGGGGCGGCGCCCGTCTGGGCCTGAGCCCAGGCGGCGAAGGCACCCTTGCGAAGGACGAGGACCTCCCGGAGGTCGCGGGGGTGGTAGCGGACCTCGACCTCCTGGCCGATGAGGGGGGCCAGGTCGGGGTGCCAGTAGAGGGTCTTATGGAGGTGGATCCCGTCCTGCCGGACCTGGCGGGTGGCGGAGGGGAGGATCAGGACGTCCATCACCTCGCGGGCCGGCAGGCGCACGGTGGCGCCGAGGCCTTGGAGGTAGACCTCGGCGGGGGTGTAGTAGGACTGGGTGGCGGGGTTCCATCCGATCTGCGAATGCGGGCGGCGGTTGTAGGCGCGGATGGCCTCGGAGACCTCGATCTCCATCTCCCACCAGGTCATGAGGCGGCGCTCCCCGCGGGCACCGTTGGATTGGAGCCACTCCTGGGTGGCCTTCACGTCCGCGGCTAGGTGCTCGGGGCGGTGCTGTGGTGACCGCCCGCAGTAGCCCTTCATGAGGCAGAGCCAGCCGCTTTCAAGGGTCCCAAAGAAGCGCTCGATCGGTTTCGATTTCCCGTGGTACGGCTCGCAAAAGTGGGTAGCGATACCGAGGTGCCCGAAGAGCCCCCAGATCGGATCCTCGTGAGACTGGCGGAAGACGGGGACGGTACTACCGTTGAGGAGTTTGGCGCGGTAGTCCTTGCCATTGTCCACGTAGACCTTGGCTGGGATTCCCTGGAAGGGCTCGTCTTCTGTGGGGAGAATCCCGGCGCGGAGCGCCAGGCCGATTTCGAGGGAATTGGGCTGAGGGTTGATGGTGTATCCCACGATAGCGCGGCTGTGCCCGTCCTGCCAGGCGGTGAGCCAGGGCCGGCCGATGGTGCCGTCCTGGCGGATGACGAGGAGGTCGAGCTCGTGGTGGTCTCCTACCCAGCAGCCGTTCACGGGGATGCGTGACCAGTCCCGCCGGCGGATCGGCTCGCAAGTGTCGCGGTAGACCTTCTCCCCCCACCGGATGTAGGTGGCC
Coding sequences within it:
- a CDS encoding phage portal protein, yielding MSEAKKTARFRPAGRVVNPRTGQDDGKTPVTHETKYVPTLGSPARYAQAGYLDPWLGATQNALGSNVGGAEVSPIYEPTDPTRPKDDKKILALKAFLEADPRTYSTPEERLEALALDYRIQGYCVFEIARDADRKPSAWYHVPAATIRVHVGFDRFDQVDETGRVIGTFGAYAPNGRPDGRPELMLIRRYDPTAKYVGAPGIAPLLGTLERLAAQDAYNTKLLRRGGVTPWLLFLREALDDESFARLKDFLKQLESGPEADLVGILDGVGEGADLKTLVEGAAEMTHTEGEKLMRDRVLAVQQVPPTKVSLSASNYATAYQEDQTFRFQVVQPILRRLLKRLSVVAREITGDAEYRYTFRQQSLEDYLQLVQAEDILMTKAVHTINDTLARLGMPGIGPLGDARIAFTNQGPVRLEDLVNGNLPPTPGRIVDSLLSLRRAIEEAQRAAPPATPSSKE
- a CDS encoding regulatory protein GemA, with translation MALTARMIRTIHIAKAKTGMPEAHYRALLERFGVTSSTDPRLQPRDYHEIMAQFRALGWPPRGATEPAQGTPAGGTPAQVYAVRMLAKTHGVEPQRLAGIVQRVTGRSAAPSDPLRFCGRRDLSKLIQALTRWAWDQESPGSSTGGENHGT
- a CDS encoding septal ring lytic transglycosylase RlpA family protein, with the protein product MNRAPSRLGHAMKNLAILLLAAALSGDVVEAPEAGAQHRRPAPLEALQPAGEILLASWYGPGFHGRPMASGAPYDQDALTCASPSLPLGARVRVAPLLGGPTLTLTVTDRGPYVPGRTLDVSREAARRLAFQRQGLAALRVEVETWP
- a CDS encoding host-nuclease inhibitor Gam family protein, giving the protein MVKNPMRLSAPAHRVTPQTAAEASNAMGELGTAMAERARLQAELDAEVAKVTAKYQPKIQLLAAQVKDLVGGLQTWAEANKDELTAQGRRSVNLGTGELGWRLNPPKVRVTGIGKVIELLKAKGLEMLVAVKEDINKKAILEDPSQIKGIKGLEIIQEETFWAKPASVDMEEIAS
- a CDS encoding AAA family ATPase — encoded protein: MTETMSARGETEALIGELKSLMAARNWGQRRLAEMLGVSQSTISQWLQGKYQAQEVMDRRVAEFLHERKSAGEGVVAAEGYRLIQEIATQCLEECKFGVIQGNPGTGKTKALQLFAQEHDQVVYVRADVTTNLKVLLEELARAEGGGLTNAQLMREARARCKGQLVIVDEADLLPVRCLEALRAIWGDGGWCGLILAGTPKLERLLRRGPHANENLAQLYSRVDFNALITNPTPVDLEQYLDAAQVEDPEARRMIIAEGTRGSFRAAAKLLNQARRVARLNGQPTVTGAAVRAARQLIMPAHAA
- a CDS encoding Mu transposase C-terminal domain-containing protein, with protein sequence MGFAGWTYEVHWTALSPDGQRAYLARRGETLEQKVSTVLATQTAEPLQDAPQAEVPAETLQRASGKALRQAAHRAGLVEAFRACQTKAEKVSFAKRHHLPLSSIYRWSRRYDGTAASLLAPPKAGRRMSTTAAAIRQAAVDLYLRPERPTPEQVLHALRTRLGEATPSRATIYRWLTDEQVLGGRGKATYIRWGEKVYRDTCEPIRRRDWSRIPVNGCWVGDHHELDLLVIRQDGTIGRPWLTAWQDGHSRAIVGYTINPQPNSLEIGLALRAGILPTEDEPFQGIPAKVYVDNGKDYRAKLLNGSTVPVFRQSHEDPIWGLFGHLGIATHFCEPYHGKSKPIERFFGTLESGWLCLMKGYCGRSPQHRPEHLAADVKATQEWLQSNGARGERRLMTWWEMEIEVSEAIRAYNRRPHSQIGWNPATQSYYTPAEVYLQGLGATVRLPAREVMDVLILPSATRQVRQDGIHLHKTLYWHPDLAPLIGQEVEVRYHPRDLREVLVLRKGAFAAWAQAQTGAAPFAETEEETEELRAFLAGNARARKEYRERRAALLAANPLAAMVPGTRELAAAGQVIPMPHVTGYDRSVRQAARAKRAMEKRPNPPTHAQSVAVGELIVWEFQRQAQAHSRKEES